A genomic segment from Stenotrophomonas maltophilia encodes:
- a CDS encoding TIGR00730 family Rossman fold protein, with protein MKSICVYCGSNAGSKPAYTERAIALGDRIARDGLRLVYGGGNVGLMGTVANAVLAAGGEVTGVIPRQLADWEVAHRGLTELEIVGSMHERKSRMFDLADGFVALPGGFGTMEEIFEMLTWRQLGIGNKPCAFLDVEGFYAPLIGMIDRMVEERFLHPDQRQDLWYGSDIEEMLVWMQNYQPAQASKWIDEKRRSALR; from the coding sequence ATGAAGTCGATCTGTGTGTACTGTGGTTCCAACGCTGGCAGCAAGCCTGCCTACACTGAACGCGCCATTGCCCTGGGCGACCGCATCGCCCGCGACGGCCTGCGCCTGGTGTATGGCGGCGGCAACGTCGGCCTGATGGGAACCGTGGCCAATGCCGTGCTCGCCGCTGGCGGCGAGGTGACCGGCGTGATCCCGCGCCAGCTGGCCGACTGGGAAGTGGCCCACCGCGGCCTGACCGAACTGGAGATCGTCGGTTCGATGCATGAGCGCAAGTCGCGCATGTTCGATCTCGCCGATGGTTTCGTCGCCCTGCCCGGCGGCTTCGGCACCATGGAAGAGATCTTCGAGATGCTGACCTGGCGCCAGCTGGGCATCGGCAACAAGCCGTGCGCCTTCCTCGATGTGGAAGGCTTCTATGCCCCGCTGATCGGCATGATCGATCGCATGGTGGAAGAACGCTTCCTGCATCCGGACCAGCGCCAGGACCTGTGGTACGGCTCGGACATCGAGGAAATGCTGGTGTGGATGCAGAACTACCAGCCGGCCCAGGCTTCCAAGTGGATCGACGAAAAGCGTCGCTCCGCTCTGCGCTGA
- a CDS encoding aminotransferase class III-fold pyridoxal phosphate-dependent enzyme: MSFIERLAPLRSQPGTRLTSGLDDATLTALSARHPQLVAAVDAAAEEFARVQADLGPLLAQDEQAQIDAMQDGFVNFYADDAVTPYVALAARGPWVVTLKGAVLYDAGGYGMLGFGHTPDAVLEAMARPQVMANIMTPSLSQQRFITALRAEIGHRRGGCPFARFMCLNSGSEAVGLAARIADVNAKLQTDPGARHAGATIKRVVVKGSFHGRTDRPALYSDSSRKSYMQHLASYRGEDSVITVAPYDEAGLRKVFEDAARNQWFIEAVFLEPVMGEGDPGRSVPPAFYAVARELTRAHGSLLLLDSIQAGLRAHGVLSVVDYPGFEGLDPPDMETYSKALNAAQYPLSVLAVTEHAAQLYRKGIYGNTMTSNPRALDVACATLAQLTPQVRANIAERGAEAVRKLEQLRSELGGLITKVQGTGLLFSCELAPQFKCYGANSTEEWLRQHGINVIHGGENSLRFTPHFGMDSDELDLLVGMVGRALREGPRREQAAAA, translated from the coding sequence ATGAGCTTCATCGAACGCCTCGCCCCCCTGCGCAGCCAGCCCGGCACCCGCCTCACCTCCGGCCTGGACGATGCCACCCTGACCGCCCTGTCCGCCCGCCACCCGCAGCTGGTCGCTGCGGTGGATGCCGCCGCCGAAGAGTTCGCGCGCGTGCAGGCCGACCTGGGGCCGCTGCTGGCGCAGGACGAACAGGCGCAGATCGACGCGATGCAGGACGGCTTCGTCAATTTCTATGCCGATGATGCAGTGACCCCGTACGTGGCGCTGGCTGCGCGCGGCCCGTGGGTGGTCACCCTGAAGGGCGCGGTGCTGTACGACGCCGGCGGCTACGGCATGCTCGGCTTCGGGCACACCCCGGACGCCGTGCTGGAGGCGATGGCCCGCCCACAGGTGATGGCCAACATCATGACCCCCAGCCTGTCGCAGCAGCGCTTCATCACCGCCCTGCGCGCCGAGATCGGCCACCGCCGTGGCGGCTGCCCGTTCGCCCGCTTCATGTGCCTGAACTCCGGCTCCGAGGCGGTTGGCCTGGCCGCCCGCATCGCCGACGTCAACGCCAAGCTGCAGACCGACCCGGGCGCGCGCCACGCCGGCGCCACGATCAAGCGCGTGGTGGTCAAGGGCAGCTTCCATGGCCGTACCGACCGTCCTGCCCTGTATTCCGATTCCAGCCGCAAGAGCTACATGCAGCACCTGGCCAGCTACCGCGGCGAGGATTCGGTGATCACCGTGGCGCCGTACGATGAGGCGGGCCTGCGCAAGGTGTTCGAGGACGCTGCACGCAACCAGTGGTTCATCGAGGCGGTGTTCCTGGAACCGGTAATGGGCGAAGGCGACCCGGGCCGTTCGGTGCCGCCGGCGTTCTATGCCGTGGCCCGTGAGCTGACCCGTGCGCACGGCAGCCTGCTGCTGCTGGACTCGATCCAGGCTGGCCTGCGCGCGCATGGCGTGCTGTCGGTGGTCGATTACCCGGGCTTCGAAGGCCTGGACCCGCCGGACATGGAGACCTACTCCAAGGCGCTCAACGCCGCGCAGTACCCGCTGTCGGTGCTGGCGGTGACCGAGCATGCCGCGCAGCTGTACCGCAAGGGCATCTACGGCAACACCATGACCAGCAACCCGCGTGCGCTGGACGTGGCCTGCGCCACCCTGGCGCAGCTGACCCCGCAGGTGCGCGCCAACATCGCCGAACGCGGTGCCGAGGCCGTGCGCAAGCTGGAGCAGCTCAGGAGCGAGCTGGGCGGCCTGATCACCAAGGTGCAGGGCACTGGCCTGCTGTTCTCCTGCGAGCTGGCCCCGCAGTTCAAGTGCTACGGCGCCAACTCCACCGAGGAATGGCTGCGCCAGCACGGCATCAACGTGATCCATGGCGGCGAGAACTCGCTGCGTTTCACCCCGCACTTCGGCATGGACAGCGACGAGCTGGACCTGCTGGTGGGCATGGTCGGCCGCGCCCTGCGTGAAGGCCCGCGCCGCGAGCAGGCCGCTGCGGCGTAA
- the queA gene encoding tRNA preQ1(34) S-adenosylmethionine ribosyltransferase-isomerase QueA — MRAIVDLLPPTALKKSDFHYDLPAELIAQAPLAERSASRLMLVPQAPAAFTDLQVRDLPSLLQPGDLLVFNDTRVIPARLFGQKASGGRVEILIERLLGGQQARAQVGASKSPKAGSRIALDAGGEAEVLGRDGEFYVLQFHVPESLEQWLLHAGRLPLPPYIQREPGVDDRERYQTVFAREVGAVAAPTAGLHFDEPLLAALKDKGVDFGHVTLHVGAGTFQPVRADDLKDHVMHREWLNVGAELVQQVRRTRAAGGRVIGVGTTVVRALESAMRDGELLPFAGETQIFITPGYRIRSVDAMVTNFHLPESTLLMMISAFAGKERVFEAYQHAIEQRYRFFSYGDAMLLFPQAG, encoded by the coding sequence ATGCGCGCCATTGTCGACCTGTTGCCGCCCACTGCCTTGAAGAAGTCCGATTTCCATTACGACCTGCCGGCTGAATTGATCGCGCAGGCGCCCCTGGCTGAACGTTCCGCCAGCCGCCTGATGCTGGTGCCGCAAGCCCCCGCCGCGTTCACCGACCTGCAGGTGCGTGACCTGCCGTCGCTGCTGCAGCCGGGCGACCTGCTGGTGTTCAACGACACCCGGGTGATCCCGGCGCGTCTGTTCGGCCAGAAGGCCAGTGGCGGCCGCGTCGAGATCCTGATCGAGCGCCTGCTCGGCGGCCAGCAGGCACGTGCCCAGGTGGGCGCCAGCAAGTCGCCCAAGGCCGGCAGCCGCATCGCCCTGGATGCCGGTGGCGAAGCCGAGGTGCTGGGCCGCGACGGCGAGTTCTATGTGCTGCAGTTCCATGTGCCCGAATCGCTGGAGCAGTGGCTGCTGCACGCCGGCCGCCTGCCGCTGCCGCCCTACATCCAGCGCGAGCCAGGTGTGGACGATCGCGAGCGCTACCAGACCGTGTTCGCGCGTGAAGTGGGCGCGGTGGCGGCGCCAACCGCCGGCCTGCATTTCGACGAACCGCTGCTGGCCGCGCTGAAGGACAAGGGCGTGGACTTCGGCCACGTCACCCTGCACGTGGGTGCGGGCACCTTCCAGCCGGTGCGCGCGGACGACCTGAAGGACCACGTGATGCACCGCGAGTGGCTGAACGTCGGCGCGGAACTGGTGCAGCAGGTACGGCGCACGCGTGCCGCCGGCGGCCGGGTGATCGGCGTCGGCACCACCGTGGTGCGCGCGCTGGAAAGCGCGATGCGCGATGGTGAGCTGCTGCCGTTCGCCGGTGAGACCCAGATCTTCATCACCCCCGGTTACCGCATCCGCAGCGTCGACGCGATGGTGACCAACTTCCACCTGCCGGAAAGCACGCTGCTGATGATGATCTCCGCGTTTGCCGGCAAGGAGCGCGTGTTCGAGGCCTACCAGCATGCGATCGAGCAGCGCTACCGCTTCTTCAGCTACGGCGACGCGATGCTGCTGTTCCCGCAGGCCGGGTAG
- the tgt gene encoding tRNA guanosine(34) transglycosylase Tgt, which produces MSRLQFQLQTRDGRARRGRLTFPRGTVETPAFMPVGTYGSVKGILPDQVRALGAEIILGNTFHLYLRPGLDIIADHGGLHGFCRWDGPILTDSGGFQVFSLAHRRKITEQGVTFVSPTDGARVFLGPEESMKIQKVLDSDIVMIFDECTPYPATEDVARRSMELSLRWAQRSRNAHDELGNDAALFGIVQGGVHTDLRSRSADALQAIGFDGYAIGGLAVGEPEHERNAMLDHLDPELPGDRPRYLMGVGRPEDLVEGVARGVDMFDCVMPTRNARNGHYFTSFGTVRIRNSQYARDMDPIEPGCGCVACTGGYTRSYLRHLDRCNEMLAPMLGTLHNLFYYEKLMADIRAAIEAGTFLAFRESFYAARGAVPPPL; this is translated from the coding sequence ATGTCCCGACTGCAGTTCCAGCTCCAGACCCGCGACGGCCGTGCCCGCCGTGGCCGCCTGACCTTCCCGCGTGGCACGGTGGAAACACCGGCCTTCATGCCGGTCGGGACCTATGGCTCGGTCAAGGGCATCCTGCCGGACCAGGTGCGTGCGCTGGGCGCCGAGATCATCCTCGGCAACACCTTCCACCTGTACCTGCGCCCGGGCCTGGACATCATCGCCGACCACGGCGGCCTGCACGGCTTCTGCCGTTGGGATGGCCCGATCCTGACCGACTCCGGCGGCTTCCAGGTGTTCTCGCTTGCCCACCGCCGCAAGATCACCGAGCAGGGCGTGACCTTCGTCTCGCCGACCGACGGCGCGCGCGTTTTCCTCGGTCCCGAGGAGAGCATGAAGATCCAGAAGGTGCTCGATTCGGACATCGTGATGATCTTCGACGAGTGCACCCCGTACCCGGCCACCGAGGACGTTGCCCGCCGTTCGATGGAGCTGAGCCTGCGCTGGGCCCAGCGCAGCCGCAACGCGCATGACGAGCTGGGCAACGACGCGGCCCTGTTCGGCATCGTCCAGGGCGGCGTGCATACCGACCTGCGCAGCCGCTCGGCCGATGCCCTGCAGGCGATCGGCTTCGACGGCTACGCCATCGGCGGCCTGGCCGTGGGCGAGCCGGAGCACGAGCGCAACGCCATGCTCGACCACCTGGACCCGGAGCTGCCGGGCGACCGCCCGCGCTACCTGATGGGCGTGGGCCGGCCGGAGGACCTGGTCGAGGGTGTCGCACGTGGCGTGGACATGTTCGATTGCGTGATGCCGACCCGCAACGCCCGCAACGGCCACTATTTCACCTCGTTCGGCACCGTCCGCATCCGCAACTCGCAGTACGCGCGCGACATGGACCCGATCGAGCCGGGCTGCGGCTGCGTGGCCTGCACCGGCGGCTACACCCGTTCCTACCTGCGCCACCTGGACCGCTGCAACGAGATGCTGGCGCCGATGCTGGGCACCCTGCACAACCTGTTCTACTACGAGAAGCTCATGGCCGACATCCGTGCGGCGATCGAGGCGGGAACCTTCCTGGCCTTCCGTGAGTCCTTCTACGCGGCACGCGGGGCGGTACCCCCGCCGCTGTAA
- the yajC gene encoding preprotein translocase subunit YajC, producing the protein MNLLAFLIPAAHAQAAGGQPQGMGLTTLLFPVILIAIMYFLMIRPQMKRQKEHKSMLEKIKRGDEVLTNGGIAGKVTDIGDNFITIEVAENVRIRVQKGAVGSVLPTGTLDSAK; encoded by the coding sequence ATGAACCTGCTTGCCTTCCTGATTCCCGCCGCCCACGCCCAGGCCGCCGGCGGCCAACCGCAGGGCATGGGCCTGACCACGCTGCTGTTCCCGGTCATCCTGATCGCCATCATGTACTTCCTGATGATCCGCCCGCAGATGAAGCGGCAGAAGGAGCACAAGTCCATGCTGGAGAAGATCAAGCGTGGCGACGAAGTGCTGACCAACGGTGGCATCGCCGGCAAGGTCACCGACATCGGCGACAACTTCATCACCATCGAAGTGGCCGAGAACGTGCGCATCCGCGTGCAGAAGGGCGCTGTTGGCAGCGTGCTGCCGACCGGCACCCTGGATTCGGCCAAGTAA
- the secD gene encoding protein translocase subunit SecD, whose amino-acid sequence MLEFPRWKYVVILIVLALSALYALPNIYQKDPALQITANRGGQIDDALRDRVLADLKTAGVTTIGVEKEGESLIVRLPDLKAQSAASDALRDTVGEKYTVALNLASTVPDWLAKLGGRPMVLGLDLQGGVHFVLQVDQKAALDKRLDAYTEDVRSTLRDARIAYQSVERRADNSIVANLSPSAGDDAAQRARTALVKAQPTLGYDVSGNRITVTVPDTEIAQISNGAIEQNINTLRNRVNQLGVAEPIIQRQGADRVVVQLPGVQDTAEAKRMIGATATLEYRAVVEGNAQDAITAGRIPPEAKVYQRRDGGGPILLNKRVIVTGDQMVGAQAVTDSNSGSPAVSVTLNNVGGQRMFDFTSANVNKPMAVVYTERVPTVTVVDGQEVRGFKVNEEVISVANINGVFGKNFQTTGLQKKEAEDLAKLLKSGSLAAPMDFVEERVVGPSLGAENVKNGMRAVVFAFLFTLVFFSVYYRMFGVITSIAMLFNLLIVVAVMSLFGATMTLPGFAGLALSVGLSVDANVLINERIREELRAGVPGKTAIVTGYERASGTILDANLTGLIVGVALFAFGTGPLKGFALTMIIGIFASMFTAITVSRALATLIYGRRKKLQNVAI is encoded by the coding sequence ATGCTCGAATTTCCACGCTGGAAGTACGTCGTCATCCTGATCGTACTGGCGCTCAGTGCGCTGTACGCGCTGCCCAACATCTACCAGAAGGACCCGGCCCTCCAGATCACCGCCAACCGTGGCGGCCAGATCGACGATGCGCTGCGCGACCGTGTGCTGGCCGACCTGAAGACGGCCGGTGTCACCACCATCGGTGTCGAGAAGGAAGGGGAGAGCCTGATCGTCCGCCTGCCGGACCTGAAGGCGCAGTCCGCTGCCAGCGACGCCCTGCGTGACACCGTCGGCGAGAAGTACACCGTGGCCCTGAACCTGGCCTCGACCGTACCGGACTGGCTGGCCAAGCTGGGCGGTCGCCCGATGGTGCTGGGCCTGGACCTGCAGGGCGGCGTGCACTTCGTGCTGCAGGTCGACCAGAAGGCCGCCCTCGACAAGCGCCTGGATGCCTACACCGAAGACGTGCGCAGCACCCTGCGTGACGCGCGCATCGCCTACCAGTCGGTGGAACGCCGCGCTGACAACAGCATCGTGGCCAACCTGAGCCCGTCCGCCGGCGATGACGCCGCGCAGCGTGCCCGTACCGCCCTGGTCAAGGCGCAGCCGACCCTCGGCTACGACGTCAGCGGCAACCGCATCACGGTGACCGTGCCCGATACCGAGATCGCGCAGATCTCCAATGGCGCCATCGAGCAGAACATCAACACCCTGCGCAACCGCGTGAACCAGCTCGGCGTGGCCGAGCCGATCATCCAGCGCCAGGGTGCCGACCGCGTGGTCGTGCAGCTGCCGGGCGTGCAGGACACTGCCGAAGCCAAGCGCATGATCGGCGCCACTGCCACCCTGGAATACCGTGCGGTGGTTGAAGGCAACGCGCAGGACGCCATCACTGCCGGCCGCATCCCGCCGGAAGCGAAGGTCTACCAGCGTCGCGACGGCGGTGGTCCGATCCTGCTGAACAAGCGCGTGATCGTCACCGGTGACCAGATGGTCGGTGCGCAGGCGGTGACTGATTCGAACAGTGGTTCCCCGGCCGTCAGTGTGACGCTGAACAACGTCGGTGGCCAGCGCATGTTCGACTTCACCAGCGCCAACGTGAACAAGCCGATGGCGGTGGTCTACACCGAGCGCGTGCCGACCGTGACCGTCGTCGACGGCCAGGAAGTGCGTGGCTTCAAGGTCAACGAGGAAGTGATCTCGGTGGCCAACATCAACGGCGTGTTCGGCAAGAACTTCCAGACCACCGGTCTGCAGAAGAAGGAAGCCGAAGACCTGGCCAAGCTGCTGAAGTCGGGCTCGCTGGCCGCGCCGATGGACTTCGTTGAAGAGCGCGTGGTCGGCCCGAGCCTGGGCGCCGAGAACGTCAAGAACGGTATGCGCGCCGTGGTGTTCGCGTTCCTGTTCACCCTGGTGTTCTTCAGCGTCTACTACCGCATGTTCGGTGTGATCACCTCGATCGCGATGCTGTTCAACCTGCTGATCGTGGTGGCGGTGATGTCGCTGTTCGGCGCGACCATGACCCTGCCGGGCTTCGCCGGCCTGGCGTTGTCGGTCGGCCTGTCGGTGGACGCCAACGTGCTGATCAACGAGCGTATCCGTGAAGAGCTGCGTGCCGGCGTGCCGGGCAAGACCGCGATCGTGACCGGTTACGAGCGTGCCTCGGGCACCATCCTCGACGCCAACCTGACCGGCCTGATCGTCGGTGTGGCGCTGTTCGCATTCGGTACCGGTCCGCTGA